CTACGGGCAGTACACCCATCATGCCTTCTTTTAAAGGGAAAGAACTTTCAGGTGTCCATACCTTATGGACCTGGGAGGATCTTGTGGGAATCAATAAGAGTCTAAAGGGTGCCAAAAAGGCAGTTGTGATCGGAGGAGGACTGCTTGGACTTGAAGCTGCACACAAAATTTCTGAAATGGGTATTGGAGTATCATTGATAGAGGGTATGCCAAGACTTTTACCTAAGCAACTGGATGAGGAAGGTTCAGAAATATTTAAGGATAAAGTGGAGAGCTTAGGTATTAGGGTGCTTTGCGGAAAATGTGTGACAGGTTTTGAAGGGGATCAGAATGGACAGGTTATGCGAGTGCATATGGATGATCATACATCCCTTGAAACGGATGCTGTTATTGTAGCGGTTGGCGTTGCGCCTAATACAGAAATATTCCAGGGAACAGGCATAAGTATAGATCGATTCGTGAATGTCAATGAGAAAATGGAGACCAGTATTGAAGATATTTATGCGGCAGGGGATGTAGCAAGTGTCAACGGCAGATGGTTCGGGCTCTGGGCAGTAGCTGGCAAACAGGGACAGGTTGCAGGGACCAATGCTGCAGGAGGAAATGCTGTTTACAAAATAACGGATACACCTTATATACTTGCCACTATGGGAACAAGAGTTGTTTGCTTAGGTGATACAGGCAC
The nucleotide sequence above comes from Defluviitalea raffinosedens. Encoded proteins:
- a CDS encoding NAD(P)/FAD-dependent oxidoreductase is translated as MNNNFSGSSRQILIIGGGAAGLSAAKAARAQDPEANIIMFGEENLLPYYRLRLCEYIGKNADYDELKVNKEDWFEKNRIQVETSSKVTAIDVEGKKITVEGKEYSYDSLVLATGSTPIMPSFKGKELSGVHTLWTWEDLVGINKSLKGAKKAVVIGGGLLGLEAAHKISEMGIGVSLIEGMPRLLPKQLDEEGSEIFKDKVESLGIRVLCGKCVTGFEGDQNGQVMRVHMDDHTSLETDAVIVAVGVAPNTEIFQGTGISIDRFVNVNEKMETSIEDIYAAGDVASVNGRWFGLWAVAGKQGQVAGTNAAGGNAVYKITDTPYILATMGTRVVCLGDTGTLPEATYEIDQKIDNEHFSYSKLVFRNGAFVGYILVGEPAKAFNKLQSMINTNASVESINKILYNN